Proteins from a genomic interval of Neodiprion lecontei isolate iyNeoLeco1 chromosome 2, iyNeoLeco1.1, whole genome shotgun sequence:
- the LOC107225540 gene encoding cytochrome P450 4C1-like has translation MFSETHFVVGATFLSGLILLVIYHLRRLRLYKKASKFCGPPTLPFVGNAFQFFGNTEDIFNKCIELSRVYPSPYRFWLGPQLLIFLSGPEEVKTVLRSEKAIEKSKLYDFFQPWLGKGLFTAPEKIWRVHRKLIGPTFNLKILESFVAVFAAQSNVMVKKMEAELNGAEFPVFDYVSKCTLDIICETTMGVSMRAQIKNECSYVEAAEKTFAIVYQRMFKVWLHPSAIFNRTQLGTEQNKHINTMHNFTNNVIQRKKKSLLNKTAVSGEDNEGDSPFQRKAYLDFLMELTHDKMKLSDSELREEVETMMLAGNDTVANVISTVMLMLALHPDVQKKAYLELREIYGSSDPDERNVTHDDLERMEYLEFVIKESLRVIPIAPLIARTLSDELDIGEYTLPKGCVVVIDILTMHRNEDTWPDPLKFDPDRFLPEEVTKRHAYSYIPFSAGPRNCIGLRFAMMEMKTVLATILRRYIIKKDIFVPLADIKLKMDGLMKPVEPIMLRIEERW, from the exons ATGTTTAGTGAAACCCATTTCGTAGTTGGTGCTACTTTCTTAAGTGGATTAATTCTCCTGGTGATATATCATCTTAGGCGACTGCGCCTGTACAAAAAGGCTTCAAAATTCTGCGGTCCGCCAACGTTGCCGTTTGTGGGAAACGCTTTTCAATTCTTCGGAAATACCGAAG ATATCTTCAACAAGTGCATCGAACTGTCGCGTGTGTATCCTTCACCTTATCGCTTCTGGCTCGGACCTCAGTTGTTGATTTTTCTATCCGGACCAGAGGAAGTCAAG ACGGTTTTACGGAGCGAGAAGGCGATCGAGAAGTCGAAActatatgatttttttcaaccttggTTGGGAAAAGGCTTGTTTACAGCACCCG agaaaatatgGCGTGTACACCGGAAGCTGATCGGGCCGACGTTTAATCTAAAAATTCTGGAATCTTTTGTCGCTGTCTTCGCGGCCCAATCGAACGTGATGGTAAAGAAAATGGAGGCTGAACTAAACGGGGCGGAATTCCCTGTGTTCGATTACGTATCGAAGTGCACTCTGGATATAATTTGCG AAACTACTATGGGCGTGAGTATGAGAGCTCAGATTAAAAATGAATGCAGCTACGTGGAAGCGGCAGAAAA AACATTCGCAATTGTCTACCAACGAATGTTCAAAGTTTGGTTGCACCCGTCAGCAATTTTCAATCGCACTCAGCTTGGAACGGAACAAAATAAACACATCAATACCATGCACAATTTTACCAACAAT GTGAttcaaagaaagaagaaatcttTGCTCAATAAGACTGCTGTCAGTGGGGAAGATAATGAGG GCGATTCACCTTTTCAAAGAAAGGCCTATTTGGATTTCCTGATGGAGTTGACACacgataaaatgaaattgtcGGACTCAGAACTCCGTGAAGAGGTCGAAACAATGATGCTTGCT GGAAATGACACTGTGGCCAATGTGATCAGTACCGTCATGTTAATGCTGGCTTTGCATCCGGATGTACAG AAAAAGGCTTATCTCGAACTACGTGAAATTTATGGAAGCAGCGATCCTGACGAACGTAACGTGACACATGATGACTTGGAGCGCATGGAATATTTGGAATTTGTAATCAAAGAGTCGTTGCGTGTTATTCCAATCGCACCGTTGATCGCTCGTACATTGAGTGACGAGTTGGACATAG GTGAATATACTCTGCCAAAAGGATGTGTGGTTGTTATCGACATTCTGACTATGCATAGAAACGAGGATACCTGGCCGGACCCGCTCAAATTTGATCCGGATCGATTTTTGCCTGAAGAAGTGACTAAGCGTCATGCTTATAGCTACATACCATTCAGTGCGGGACCAAGAAACTGCATCG GTTTAAGGTTTGCCATGATGGAAATGAAGACAGTCTTGGCGACAATACTCCGCAGATACATCATTAAGAAAGATATATTTGTACCGCTAGCTGACATCAAGTTGAAAATGGACGGTCTGATGAAACCAGTTGAACCAATTATGTTGCGAATAGAAGAGCGATGGTGA